From Haemorhous mexicanus isolate bHaeMex1 chromosome 2, bHaeMex1.pri, whole genome shotgun sequence, the proteins below share one genomic window:
- the PCDH9 gene encoding protocadherin-9, with protein MDLRDFYLLAALIACLRLDSAIAQELIYTIREELPENVPIGNIPKDLNISHINAATGTSASLVYRLVSKAGDAPLVKVSSNTGEIFTTSNRIDREKLCAGASYAEENECFFELEVVILPNDFFRLIKIKIIVKDTNDNAPMFPSPVINISIPENTLINSRFPIPSATDPDTGFNGVQHYELLNGQSVFGLDIVETPEGEKWPQLIVQQNLDREQKDTYVMKIKVEDGGTPQKSSTAILQVTVSDVNDNRPVFKESQVEVHIPENAPVGTSVIQLHATDADIGSNAEIRYIFGAQVAPATKRFFALNNTTGLITVQRSLDREETAIHKVTVLASDGSSTPARATVTINVTDVNDNPPNIDLRYIISPINGTVYLSEKDPINTKIALITVSDKDTDVNGKVICFIEREVPFHLKAVYDNQYLLETSSLLDYEGTKEFSFKIVASDSGKPSLNQTALVRVKLEDENDNPPIFSQPVIELSVSENNRRGLYLTTISATDEDSGKNADIVYQLGPNASFFDLDRKTGVLTASRVFDREEQERFIFTVTARDNGTPPLQSQAAVIVTVLDENDNSPKFTHNHFQFFVSENLPKYSTVGVITVTDADAGENKAVTLSILNDNENFVLDPYSGVIKSNVSFDREQQSSYTFDVKAVDGGQPPRSSTAKVTINVMDVNDNSPVVIYPPSNTSFKLVPLSAIPGSVVAEVFAVDIDTGMNAELKYTIVSGNNKGLFRIDPVTGNITLEEKPTLNDVGLHRLVVNISDLGYPKSLHTLVLVFLYVNDTAGNASYIYDLIRRTMETPLDRNIGDSSQPYQNEDYLTIMIAIVAGAMVVIVVIFVTVLVRCRHASRFKAAQRSKQGAEWMSPNQENKQNKKKKRKKRKSPKSSLLNFVTIEESKPDDAVHEPINGTISLPAELEEQSIGRFDWGTAPPSTFKPNSPDLAKHYKSASPQSAFHLKPDTPVSVKKHHVIQELPLDNTFVGGCDTLSKRSSTSSDHFSASECSSQGGFKTKGPLHTRQVNEHFYWSISTAYKCPINQY; from the coding sequence ATGGACCTGAGGGATTTTTACCTGTTGGCCGCTTTGATTGCCTGTTTAAGGCTGGATTCTGCTATAGCTCAAGAACTTATTTACACTATTAGAGAGGAGCTGCCCGAAAACGTGCCCATAGGGAACATACCAAAGGACCTGAACATTTCTCATATCAATGCTGCCACAGGGACCAGTGCCAGCCTTGTCTACAGACTGGTGTCTAAAGCAGGGGATGCACCTCTGGTCAAAGTGTCCAGTAACACGGGGGAAATCTTTACAACATCTAACAGAATAGACAGAGAAAAACTATGTGCTGGAGCTTCCTATGCAGAAGAAAACGAGTGTTTCTTTGAACTTGAAGTGGTGATTCTCCCCAATGACTTTTTTAGGCtgatcaaaataaaaatcattgtAAAGGATACTAATGACAATGCGCCTATGTTTCCATCCCCTGTCATCaatatctccatcccagaaaACACTCTGATCAACAGTCGCTTTCCAATCCCATCAGCAACAGATCCTGACACAGGTTTCAATGGTGTGCAGCACTATGAGTTGTTAAATGGGCAGAGTGTCTTTGGACTGGATATTGTAGAAACTCCAGAAGGGGAGAAATGGCCTCAGCTGATTGTGCAGCAGAACTTGGACAGAGAGCAAAAGGACACCTATGTGATGAAAATCAAAGTGGAGGATGGAGGTACCCCCCAGAAATCCAGCACAGCTATCCTGCAAGTCACAGTAAGTGATGTCAATGATAACAGGCCAGTCTTTAAAGAGAGTCAAGTAGAGGTCCATATACCAGAGAATGCCCCTGTAGGCACCTCTGTAATTCAGCTTCATGCTACAGATGCTGATATAGGAAGCAATGCAGAAATCAGATACATTTTTGGTGCCCAAGTCGCCCCTGCAACCAAAAGATTTTTTGCTTTAAACAACACCACAGGGCTGATTACAGTTCAGAGGTCCTTAGATCGAGAAGAGACTGCTATTCACAAAGTGACAGTGCTGGCTAGTGATGGTAGCTCTACACCAGCCCGGGCAACTGTCACCATCAATGTCACTGATGTAAATGATAACCCTCCTAACATAGACCTCAGGTACATAATAAGTCCCATCAATGGCACAGTGTACTTATCTGAGAAAGATCCCATCAATACAAAGATTGCCCTAATTACGGTTTCAGATAAGGACACTGATGTGAATGGCAAAGTGATCTGTTTCATTGAGAGAGAGGTCCCCTTCCACTTGAAAGCAGTTTACGACAACCAGTATTTGTTAGAGACCTCTTCCTTGTTGGACTATGAGGGCACCAAAGAATTCAGCTTTAAAATTGTGGCTTCCGATTCTGGCAAGCCCAGTTTGAACCAGACTGCCCTGGTAAGAGTTAAGCTGGAGGATGAAAATGACAACCCTCCGATTTTCAGCCAGCCTGTAATTGAGCTGTCAGTTTCTGAAAACAACCGGCGTGGTCTATACTTAACAACTATTAGTGCCACAGATGAAGACAGTGGGAAAAATGCAGACATTGTTTATCAGCTTGGTCCTAATGCCTCCTTTTTCGATCTGGATCGAAAGACAGGAGTTTTGACAGCCTCCAGAGTTTttgacagagaagagcaggaacGTTTCATCTTCACTGTTACAGCCCGAGATAACGGCACCCCTCCTTTGCAGAGTCAAGCGGCTGTAATTGTTACTGTGTTGGACGAAAATGACAACAGTCCCAAATTTACTCATAATCATTTCCAGTTTTTTGTATCAGAGAACTTACCAAAGTATAGCACGGTTGGAGTGATCACAGTGACTGATGCAGATGCTGGGGAAAATAAAGCAGTGACCCTTTCCATCCTGAATGACAATGAAAACTTTGTGCTGGATCCGTACTCTGGAGTTATAAAGTCCAACGTTTCTTTTGATcgagagcagcagagctcttaCACCTTTGATGTTAAGGCAGTGGATGGAGGGCAACCTCCTCGCTCTTCTACGGCAAAAGTAACAATAAACGTGATGGATGTTAATGATAACAGTCCTGTTGTCATCTACCCACCTTCTAATACTTCTTTTAAGCTAGTGCCACTCTCAGCAATTCCAGGATCGGTGGTTGCCGAGGTCTTTGCTGTGGATATAGATACTGGCATGAACGCTGAGCTGAAGTACACGATTGTGAGCGGCAATAACAAGGGTTTGTTTCGGATTGATCCAGTGACAGGTAATATCACCCTGGAAGAAAAACCAACTCTTAATGACGTGGGCCTGCATCGCTTAGTTGTCAACATAAGTGATTTGGGttatcccaaatccctgcataCTCTTGTGCTTGTATTTTTGTATGTAAATGATACTGCTGGAAATGCCTCTTATATTTATGACTTGATACGCAGGACTATGGAAACACCTTTGGATCGGAACATAGGGGACAGTAGCCAACCCTACCAAAATGAGGACTATCTCACAATCATGATCGCTATTGTGGCAGGTGCCATGGTTGTCATAGTGGTGATATTTGTCACGGTTCTTGTTCGCTGTCGACATGCATCCAGATTCAAAGCTGCCCAGAGGAGCAAGCAAGGTGCTGAGTGGATGTCTCCCAATcaggaaaacaagcaaaacaagaaaaagaaaaggaagaaaaggaaatctccAAAGAGCTCTCTTTTGAACTTTGTGACCATTGAGGAGTCCAAACCTGATGATGCAGTTCATGAACCTATCAATGGAACAATAAgccttccagcagagctggaggagcaaaGTATAGGAAGATTTGATTGGGGCACAGCACCACCATCAACCTTTAAGCCTAACAGTCCTGATCTTGCCAAGCATTACAAATCTGCCTCTCCGCAGTCTGCTTTTCATCTCAAACCTGACACTCCAGTTTCAGTGAAAAAGCACCATGTGATTCAGGAACTCCCCTTGGACAACACCTTTGTTGGTGGTTGTGACACCCTTTCCAAACGCTCTTCCACTAGTTCAGATCACTTCAGTGCCTCAGAGTGCAGCTCCCAAGGAGGCTTCAAGACAAAGGGCCCCTTACACACCAGACAGGTAAACGAGCACTTTTACTGGTCTATAAGTACTGCATACAAGTGCCCGATCAACCAGTATTAA